A genomic stretch from Telopea speciosissima isolate NSW1024214 ecotype Mountain lineage chromosome 7, Tspe_v1, whole genome shotgun sequence includes:
- the LOC122668406 gene encoding elicitor-responsive protein 1-like — MAVSGIQGQILEVTVVGCIRLKDTEWISRQDPYVSIEYGSTKFRTRTCTDGDRNPVFQEKFTWNLIEGLQKLNVSVWNSNTFSSHNFIGSGKVQLQKVLSQGFDNSSWTIVDEKGRFSGEVQLMLNYPNANANANANANVKAKVVDV; from the exons ATGGCGGTTTCTGGGATTCAAGGGCAAATTCTTGAGGTCACAG TTGTAGGATGTATCAGGTTGAAAGACACAGAATGGATATCAAGACAAGATCCATACGTCTCCATTGAGTATGGGAGCACCAAGTTCAGGACAAGAACCTGCACAG ATGGGGATAGAAACCCAGTTTTTCAGGAGAAGTTTACTTGGAACCTCATTGAAGGGCTTCAGAAGCTAAATGTCAGTGTCTGGAATAGCAACACTTTCAGTAGCCACAACTTCATCGGTAGCGGAAA gGTTCAATTGCAAAAAGTTCTTTCTCAGGGATTTGATAATTCTTCATGGACAATTGTTGATGAAAAGGGTAG ATTTTCAGGAGAAGTCCAACTAATGTTGAATTACCCCAATGCCAATGCCAATGCCAATGCCAATGCCAATGTCAAAGCTAAG GTTGTGGATGTTTGA
- the LOC122669622 gene encoding probable LRR receptor-like serine/threonine-protein kinase At1g67720 yields the protein MSLCIFLLWLVSIPVCHIHAIPAARGFLLNCGSSKEINVGSLRWITDEGFVSSGNKSTLDTPGLLPVLKTLRFFPDKSERKHCYEIPVIKGGRYLVRTTYYYGGFDGGKEPPVFDQIIEGMKWSVVNTTEDYAQGLSSYYEIIMAATGKTLSVCLARNQQTVSSPFISTLELENIEDSMYNSTDFHSYALSTVARSSFGYDGDMISFPDDQYNRYWQPFTDEKFPVVFSHSNVTTSNFWNIPPTKAFTNAITASRGKTLKVQWPANVSLPRTNYYIALYFQDSRTPSPFSWRIFNVSINGKQFFQDLNVTAAGVTVSATNWPLSGLTEITMTPELGTPVGPIISAGEIFQLIPLAGRTVTRDVMAMEELARSLNNPPTDWHGDPCLPRENSWTGITCSKGKLARVTTLNLTDTGLSGSLPPSLANLTGLTHIWLGGNKLTGEIPDLSTLNELVSLRLDNNELDGWIPKSLGDLDNLQELFLQNNNLKGRVPNALKKRTGINIQ from the exons ATGTCTCTCTGTATCTTTCTCTTATGGCTTGTTAGCATTCCTGTATGCCACATTCACGCGATTCCAGCTGCAAGAG GTTTCCTTCTCAACTGTGGATCATCGAAGGAAATCAATGTGGGAAGTCTCAGATGGATTACAGACGAAGGTTTTGTCTCCAGCGGTAACAAAAGCACCCTCGATACGCCAGGTTTGTTGCCGGTTTTGAAAACATTGAGGTTCTTTCCTGACAAATCTGAAAGGAAGCATTGCTACGAGATTCCTGTGATCAAAGGAGGGAGGTATCTGGTTCGAACTACGTATTATTATGGAGGTTTCGATGGAGGAAAGGAACCTCCAGTATTTGATCAGATCATTGAAGGTATGAAATGGAGCGTTGTTAATACTACAGAGGATTACGCACAGGGCCTCAGTTCTTACTATGAGATCATTATGGCTGCTACTGGAAAGACATTGAGTGTTTGTCTTGCGAGGAACCAGCAAACTGTGTCAAGCCCTTTTATCTCCACACTTGAATTGGAGAACATTGAGGATTCCATGTATAATTCCACTGATTTCCACAGCTATGCGCTTAGCACCGTTGCTCGTAGCTCATTTGGATACGATGGCGACATGATTAG CTTTCCAGATGATCAATACAACCGGTACTGGCAACCATTCACAGATGAAAAATTCCCAGTTGTGTTTAGTCACTCCAATGTAACTACGTCAAACTTTTGGAACATTCCACCAACCAAGGCCTTTACGAATGCTATCACAGCGAGCCGAGGCAAGACACTCAAAGTGCAATGGCCAGCAAACGTGTCATTACCCAGAACCAACTACTACATTGCCCTTTACTTCCAGGATAGCAGAACCCCAAGCCCATTCAGTTGGAGAATCTTCAATGTTTCTATAAATGGTAAGCAATTCTTCCAGGACCTCAATGTAACGGCGGCCGGTGTCACCGTCTCTGCCACAAATTGGCCTCTTTCAGGGCTCACAGAGATCACCATGACTCCTGAACTTGGCACGCCGGTTGGACCCATTATTAGCGCCGGCGAGATCTTCCAACTAATACCTCTTGCTGGAAGGACAGTCACTAGAGATG TGATGGCAATGGAAGAATTGGCAAGAAGTTTGAACAACCCACCTACTGATTGGCATGGAGATCCATGCTTACCTCGAGAAAACTCATGGACTGGGATTACGTGCTCTAAGGGAAAACTAGCTCGGGTCACCACGTT GAACCTCACAGACACCGGCCTGTCTGGATCACTGCCCCCAAGTTTGGCCAACTTGACTGGGCTTACCCACAT TTGGCTTGGAGGAAACAAACTCACTGGTGAAATTCCAGACTTGAGCACATTGAATGAGTTGGTTTCTCT ACGGCTGGACAACAACGAGTTGGATGGATGGATACCTAAATCCTTGGGGGACCTTGACAACCTTCAAGAGCT ATTTCTCCAAAACAACAATCTCAAGGGTCGGGTTCCAAACGCCTTAAAAAAGAGAACTGGAATCAACATTCAGTAA